In the Candidatus Saccharimonas aalborgensis genome, one interval contains:
- a CDS encoding glycosyltransferase family 4 protein yields MRNKDRLRLRICDSSPYDNQRSGVGNYSHLLRQAFEGSSKVVLSPPRIFISKKISGYLYRLMEKLYSHGFPVPYDILLPQADLTLFTNFSTWPTLRTNSVMTVVHDLTYINYPEVVERKNLAHLRRVVPRSITRADTIITVSESMKKEICNVFAIRDDKVIVTRIPPSPEFSIKSNKDVHSIYRIPAGKYFLFVSNLEPRKNLKVLIKAYRLLPVSIRNTYSLVIAGGKGWKFEETQALIDEPLDVGTVCQVGFVDQSDLPALFQKASLFVMPSLYEGFGMPIVEALASGCKVVASDIPVFHESGGGAIHYANPHDESDFASKIIHAIKTPLDNNAVRKHLATLTWDSNVETILDGYRATEDLKN; encoded by the coding sequence ATGAGAAATAAGGATCGTCTTCGGCTGCGCATATGTGACTCGTCGCCCTACGATAACCAACGTTCCGGTGTGGGTAATTACTCACATTTACTAAGGCAAGCCTTCGAGGGTTCAAGTAAGGTAGTCCTCTCGCCACCCCGTATTTTCATATCAAAGAAAATATCGGGCTACTTGTACCGACTAATGGAAAAGCTGTACAGTCATGGATTTCCCGTTCCCTATGATATTCTCCTTCCACAGGCTGACCTTACCCTTTTTACAAACTTCTCGACATGGCCAACCCTACGCACCAACTCTGTGATGACCGTTGTACACGACCTTACCTACATCAACTACCCAGAGGTTGTCGAGAGAAAGAATCTTGCTCACTTGAGGAGAGTTGTTCCTCGCAGCATCACTAGAGCGGACACTATCATCACGGTCTCAGAATCAATGAAAAAAGAGATATGTAATGTGTTCGCGATACGTGATGACAAGGTAATAGTGACGAGGATTCCACCTTCACCGGAATTTTCTATAAAATCTAATAAGGACGTTCATAGTATTTATCGCATTCCAGCCGGGAAATATTTTCTCTTTGTTAGCAACTTAGAACCTAGAAAGAACCTTAAGGTGCTTATCAAAGCGTATCGTTTACTCCCCGTCTCTATCCGAAACACATACTCACTTGTTATTGCGGGTGGCAAGGGATGGAAATTTGAAGAAACACAAGCGCTGATCGACGAGCCGCTTGACGTGGGTACGGTTTGTCAGGTAGGATTTGTTGATCAATCCGATCTTCCAGCTCTTTTTCAGAAAGCGTCGCTATTCGTTATGCCATCATTATATGAGGGATTTGGCATGCCCATCGTTGAAGCTCTTGCAAGCGGCTGCAAGGTTGTTGCATCCGATATACCTGTTTTTCACGAATCGGGCGGAGGAGCTATCCACTATGCTAATCCACACGATGAAAGCGACTTTGCGTCTAAAATTATTCACGCCATCAAAACACCCCTTGACAATAACGCGGTACGCAAGCATTTGGCCACACTCACTTGGGATAGTAATGTTGAAACTATCCTTGATGGATATAGAGCAACCGAAGATCTCAAGAATTAA
- a CDS encoding ABC transporter permease — translation MVKIKDDRAKMKKANYSMIILKEFVKTDFKLRYQGSVLGYLWSVLKPLAMFCILYIILVNFMRVKGDIPYYGLYLLLGIILWNMFAEITSSSIGAVVAKGDLIRKVNFPKTVIIVSSTLSAMINVIINLSIVAVFMIFLGVPLTWYLPTFFLFMLEMAAFAMGIGFFLSAIYVKYRDINHIWDVIMQAAFYFTPILYPLYQYVPASIATIMLASPVTQSIQGARYALVPHDHVITAFNTSYPLLLTIVPALVSVATLVLGYRYYIKKSAFFAENV, via the coding sequence GTGGTAAAAATAAAAGACGATAGAGCAAAAATGAAGAAGGCAAACTACTCCATGATAATTCTCAAGGAGTTTGTGAAAACCGACTTCAAGCTTCGATATCAAGGATCAGTACTTGGTTATTTGTGGAGCGTTCTCAAACCACTTGCAATGTTTTGTATCCTGTATATCATTCTCGTAAACTTTATGCGAGTAAAGGGAGATATACCATATTATGGTCTTTACTTACTTCTCGGCATCATACTGTGGAATATGTTTGCAGAGATTACAAGCAGTAGTATAGGTGCCGTGGTCGCAAAAGGAGACTTGATTCGCAAGGTTAATTTCCCCAAAACGGTCATTATTGTATCATCAACTCTTTCGGCAATGATCAACGTGATCATTAATTTATCAATTGTGGCTGTCTTTATGATATTTCTTGGCGTGCCACTCACTTGGTATCTTCCAACTTTTTTCCTATTTATGCTTGAGATGGCGGCATTTGCCATGGGAATTGGTTTTTTTCTCAGTGCAATATATGTGAAGTATAGAGATATTAATCATATCTGGGATGTAATTATGCAAGCAGCATTTTATTTCACCCCCATTCTTTACCCGTTATATCAGTATGTACCGGCGAGTATCGCTACGATAATGTTAGCAAGTCCGGTTACCCAGTCAATTCAAGGGGCACGATACGCTTTAGTGCCACATGACCATGTGATTACTGCATTTAATACATCCTACCCTCTACTCTTAACGATAGTACCCGCTCTCGTTTCTGTTGCTACACTGGTGTTAGGGTATCGTTATTATATAAAGAAGTCAGCTTTTTTTGCGGAGAACGTATAA
- a CDS encoding ABC transporter ATP-binding protein, producing the protein MSARVEAAITVRGVTKEFVLPVEDTNSLKRVVTTNIKKRRGNNIYRVLLGVDFTVKKGEFFGIVGRNGSGKSTLLKIISGIYQPTKGSVNIDGKLVSFIELGVGFNPELSGRENVYLNGAILGFSRHEIDENYQKIVEFAELGNFMEQKLKNYSSGMQVRLAFACATMAQADILVVDEVLAVGDADFQKKCFTYFKTLKNTGKTVILVTHDMASVSEYCDRAILIEEGKIVESGDVETVTRAYTDLFNPLLHSEIALSRWGDRTAYLDKVSSRVLNDQGESKSYIEVTATIVTTEKIIEEDIILGYAVKNSNGQKLFGGKEHMSTTELGRKRNKSIVTITFPNILNDGEYLFDISLYSPARDSYLDCWIDCTQFISTRKGVMGYSVINEGIISVSTENNSRVLE; encoded by the coding sequence ATGAGTGCACGTGTCGAGGCCGCTATAACAGTAAGAGGGGTGACAAAAGAGTTTGTCCTCCCAGTAGAAGATACGAACTCTCTCAAGAGAGTAGTAACCACAAATATAAAGAAACGACGCGGGAATAACATATATCGTGTCTTGCTTGGAGTTGATTTCACGGTCAAGAAGGGTGAATTTTTCGGAATCGTCGGGAGAAACGGAAGTGGTAAGAGCACACTGCTGAAAATAATATCTGGTATCTACCAGCCAACAAAGGGATCGGTCAATATAGACGGTAAGCTAGTCTCATTTATTGAGTTAGGGGTTGGGTTTAATCCCGAACTTAGCGGGAGAGAAAACGTTTACCTTAACGGTGCGATTCTCGGTTTCTCGCGGCACGAAATAGATGAGAATTATCAAAAGATAGTAGAATTTGCTGAGCTCGGAAACTTCATGGAGCAGAAACTAAAGAATTACAGTAGCGGCATGCAAGTTCGACTCGCCTTCGCCTGCGCAACAATGGCACAGGCGGATATCTTAGTAGTAGACGAAGTGTTGGCCGTGGGTGATGCTGACTTTCAAAAGAAGTGTTTTACTTACTTTAAGACACTAAAGAATACAGGTAAGACAGTTATACTTGTTACGCATGATATGGCGTCGGTAAGTGAGTACTGTGATAGAGCGATTCTTATCGAAGAGGGAAAAATAGTTGAAAGTGGAGATGTTGAGACAGTTACGAGAGCTTATACCGACCTTTTTAACCCCCTGTTGCATAGCGAGATCGCTCTATCGAGGTGGGGGGATAGAACTGCCTATCTCGATAAAGTGAGCTCAAGAGTTTTGAACGATCAGGGCGAGAGTAAGTCATATATCGAGGTAACTGCTACTATTGTCACCACCGAGAAAATCATAGAAGAAGATATCATACTTGGTTATGCGGTAAAAAACAGCAATGGACAAAAACTTTTTGGCGGAAAAGAACATATGTCAACAACAGAATTGGGCCGTAAGCGGAACAAATCGATAGTTACGATCACTTTTCCTAACATTTTGAATGACGGAGAATACCTTTTTGACATAAGTCTGTATTCACCGGCAAGGGATAGCTATCTCGATTGTTGGATTGATTGTACGCAGTTCATATCCACGCGGAAAGGCGTGATGGGTTATTCGGTAATCAATGAAGGAATAATATCTGTCTCTACTGAAAACAACTCACGCGTGCTTGAATGA